In the genome of Dermatobacter hominis, the window GAGCAGCGTGCCGATCCCGGCGGTCGCCTTGATCAGCCCGCCCGGCAGCGGACCGGCTTCGGTGACGCCGAGGTGCAGCGGGTGGTCGGTCGCGTCGGCGAGCTGGCGGTAGGCCTCGATCATCAGCGGGACGTTCGACGCCTTCACCGAGATCTTGATGAGGTCGAAGCCGACCTCGTCGAAGTACGCGATCTCCTGGAGCGCGGACTCGACCATGGCCTCGGGCGTCACCCGGCCGCCGTACTTGGCGTAGAGCGCCGGGTCGAGCGAGCCGCCGTTCACGCCGATGCGGATCGGCACGCCGCGGTCGCGCGCCTCGGAGGCGACCGCCTTGATGTGCTCGGGCTTGCGGATGTTGCCGGGGTTGAGGCGGAGCCCGTGGACCCCGGCCTCGAGCGCGGCGAGCGCCATCTTGTACTGGTGGTGGATGTCGGCGACGATCGGCACCGGGCTGCGGGGCACCATGCGGGCGAGCCCCTCGGCCGCCGCCATCTCGTTGCAGGTGCAGCGCACGATGTCGCAGCCGGCCGCGGCCAGCGCGTAGATCTGCTGCAGGGTGCCGTCGACGTCCGCCGTGCGGGTCGTCGTCATCGACTGGATCGAGATGGGCGCGCCGCCTCCGACCGCGACGGATCCGACCTCGATCTGTCGGGTGCTCCGACGGGGGAAGGTGACGGCTCCGGCGTCCACGTGTCTCAGCCTACGGGCGGTCGCCCGATCAGATGGAGACGCCCTTGGTGAGGTCCAGGTACGTGGCGGCGATGAACAGCAGCCCCAGCACCATGATCACCGGATAGGCGACCCTCACCATGTTCGTGACGTCGGACAGGTATCGGCGGGTCTGGCGGCGGCGCATCTCCTGGGCCTTCTCGTAGACCGCGATCGCCACGTGGCCGCCGTCGAACGGCAGCAGCGGGATGAGGTTCAGCACGCCGAGCATGATGTTGAGGCCGATCAGCAGGCCGACGATGTTGCTCCAGCTCTCGGCCGTCAGCTCCGAGCCGAACAGCACGATCC includes:
- the ispG gene encoding flavodoxin-dependent (E)-4-hydroxy-3-methylbut-2-enyl-diphosphate synthase codes for the protein MDAGAVTFPRRSTRQIEVGSVAVGGGAPISIQSMTTTRTADVDGTLQQIYALAAAGCDIVRCTCNEMAAAEGLARMVPRSPVPIVADIHHQYKMALAALEAGVHGLRLNPGNIRKPEHIKAVASEARDRGVPIRIGVNGGSLDPALYAKYGGRVTPEAMVESALQEIAYFDEVGFDLIKISVKASNVPLMIEAYRQLADATDHPLHLGVTEAGPLPGGLIKATAGIGTLLAEGIGDTIRYSLTADPVEEARAGRALLEAYGLRERKNVDLIACPSCGRAEIDVIKVAEEARDALADKQLPLQVAVMGCVVNGPGEARDADIGIAAGRHRGHLFVKGTNVAVVPEGEMVDTLVEWAEFIAEHGTEAALARVDVEKARREAEKDRAALLDEQGADANASEQRVDLIHKRFD